One Bacilli bacterium genomic window, TCGCGACGAAGAAAGTCTGATTGCGGACGATATATTAGTCTTTTTGAAGTTTGTCTACCATCACGAGCCTCCGCTAACAGCCGACGGCGTCATGTATAAACGGATGCTGCAGCAACTGCTGGAACGCTTGACGGTTGCCGATCAGCCGCTCGGAAAAGGAGGGTGGCGCTTCGGTTACGGAAGGCGTTTTCGCGATTATCCCAACCGGTTTTCGCTGATCTACGACTATTGTCATTATCATAGTCTGATTGCGGAAACGGAGCAAAATCTGGTTGTGACGGAAGCCGGAGCGGCGGCGGTTGTGCAAGCGCGCCGCGAAGATATGCGGCAAATTTACCGTTTTTGGCTCCGCTTATATAAAGGGGCCATTCCCAATTTGCCGTCGTTGACGCAGTGGGTGGGGCTTTTGGCCAAACGTTGGGTGCATGCGCCTTCGCTTTCCCGGTTGCTGTGTCCGCTCATCAAGCCGTTTTATTACGATTCGCCGGAAAATATTTTTCAGGAGCGCATCTTGCAAATGCTGTTGCATCTCGGAGTTGTCAGAATCGGCGAAACGGAGGACGGCGCGCAGCTTGTCCAGGTTACGCCGCTTGGAACGGAACTGTTGCGCGGAACTTACGTCGCCGAAGAAGACAAAATCGTCCTGCCGGAATTGCCTGTTGACAGCGGGATGACCACCTGATACAATCTACCCAAATTTTCCCGACAGGATGATGAGCAGATGATCCACGCCTTTTCCGGAAAAGCCCCGCGGATTGATAAGACCGCATATATCGCTGCCGGCGCGCAAATAATCGGCGATGTCAGCATCGGAGAACAGGCCAGTGTATGGTTTAATGCCGTTCTGCGCGGCGATTTGGCGCCAATCATAATCGGAAACAAAACCAATATTCAGGATGGCGGTATCGGGCATGTAAATGCCGGCCAGCCTTTGGTGGTCGCGGAGGAAGTGACGGTGGGCCACGGGGCGGTTATCCACGCGTGCCAAATAGGCAAAGGTACATTGATCGGCATGGGGGCGATTGTACTGAGCGGCGCCATAATTGGCGAATATGCTTTAATAGGAGCGGGATCATTAGTAACAGAACATACGAAAATACCTCCGTATACGCTTGCTTTGGGTTCACCGGCAAAAGTTGTCCGCGAATTGACGGAAAATGATTTGCGCTACATGCGTCAAGCTGCAGAAAATTATGTGCGGAAAGCGCGCGAATTTTGTTCCGGCATCAATGCGGATCAAAAAATGTAAATCCACTCGGTTGGAGAGTGATCCGATGGAAAAAATGGATGCATTGAACTCCGCAACGCTGAGCGTGATAGCCGAAATGATTCTTGACGACGCACTGCGGAAATTTAAAGAGCAGCGCTTGCAAAAGGAAATCGACAGGGCGCTGCAGACTGGGGATAAGACGACTTTTTACAGATTGGCTAAAGAACTTAAAACGCTGCGATAAAAACCGGCAAGCGGCGCACCGCGCGCATTCGCGAGCCGGTTTTTTCGTGGGCGTAATCTGTGTTACACTAGATTACGTTTCGGGAAACCGCTTGGGAAGGAAAAGGGTGAAGGCAATGAAGTTCAGCGCGATGGAAAAAGAAAAATGGCCCGAATTAAAGCCGTTTGTCGATACATGCCTGCTGCCGGTTAGCGGACTTACCGGCTTCGAACCGCCCTGGCAGGCGACGGAACGCCTCAGGAAACTGCAGCAGTTGATCGATGCGGTGGAAATTCCATTCAAAGGCAGGGTGATGATTTATCCGGCACTGCATTATTTGCCGGAAGGAGGAAACACTACCGAATATATTGACCATATCTGCAAAAACCTGAAACAGGAGCAGTTTCGCTTTATCATTGTCGCGGCGGTGGACATCGAACCCGCTACGCTGCCGGCAAGCGCCGATCTGACTTTTCTTTGGGTGAAGGATAAACCGCAAATTTCCCAGGGCGAGATCGGTGACGCCATAAAATCGTTATGGGCAAACGGCCAGGACGCATGAGCGATCGATCAGCTCATTTTGAACAAATTGTGACAATTTCGAAACATTTGCCCGACACCGTTCCATACGGCGCAACCATCATTTGTTCCATTCTTGACGCTCCCCATTACGTAAGCTATTATTATAATGTTCTTGTGCGATACATAAGGTTGCAAAGGGGGTAGAATCGTATGAGCGAAGAATTGAACAAGAATACGCAATCATCACAGGATAAACCTGTTCGCCGCAAAGAAATGTCCCGCAGACAGTTTCTGAATTACACGCTCGGTGGTACGGGAGGCTTCATGTTGGGTTTACCAATCTCTTATATGCTTCGTTTTTCGGTGGATCCGCTGCTGCAGCCTAAAGGTAAGGGCGATTTTGTTAAAGTTGTGGAAGCAAGCCAGATTACAAGCACGCCCAAATCGTTCAAATTTAAAAAGCATCAAGTCGATGGCTGGTATGAAAGTGATCCCGATTTTGAAGCCTGGATCATTAAAGACGACGAAGGGAAAATTTACGCTTTGTCGCCGATATGCAAACATCTTGGCTGTACTGTAAACTGGAATACGGAGCCGGACACGTCTCCCAATCAGTTTGTCTGCCCGTGTCATGGCGCTCACTATACAAAAGACGGGAAAAACCTGGTCGTCGCGCCTGCGCCGTTGGACGAGTATCAAGTGAAAATCGATAACGGATACGTATATTTGGGACCGGTCATTCCTAATTCCAGGGTATAGGCAAGGAGGTTAGCCGAACACATGTTTAAGTCAATATACAACTGGATTGACGAGCGGCTTGACATTACGCCGATGTGGCGTGACGTTGCCGATCATGAAGTGCCGGAACACGTCAATCCCGCGCATCACTTTTCCGCGTTTGTTTACTGCTTCGGCGGTTTAACGTTCTTTATCACGATGATCCAGATTCTTTCGGGAATGTTTTTGACGATGTATTACGCTCCCGATATTATTAACGCTTATGCCAGTGTTGACTATTTGCAGCATAAAGTGGCCTTCGGCGATATTGTGCGCGGCATGCACCACTGGGGGGCAAGCCTTGTCATCGTCATGATGTTTCTGCATACGCTGCGGGTATTTTTCACCGGCGCGTACAAACATCCGCGCGAAATGAACTGGGTAGTCGGGATGTCCATGTTTTTTGTCATGTTGGGCCTTGGCTTTACCGGCTACTTGCTTCCCTGGGACAACAAGGCGTATTTCGCGACGAATGTCGGCATTCAAATTGCCTCTTCCGTTCCCTGGATTGGCGGGTACATTAAAGAATTCCTGCAAGGCGGCGATATAGTCGGCGCCACGACGTTAACCCGTTTCTTCGCTTTGCATGTATTTTTCTTGCCGGGGCTGTTGTTGATGCTGCTTGGCGGGCATTTTTACATGATCCGCAAGCAAGGCATCGCCGGTCCGCTATAATCTGTCTTGTCGAGAGGAGGGTCATGTTGTGGCACTTAGAGATATGCATTCGCATCATGGAAATGAAAAAGTTGTCTATGTTGGAGATTCCCGCATCGTAAAAAACAGAATGCCGAACATACCGCCGGATTATACGGAATATCCCGGTAAAACAGAGCCGCTCGTCCCCAACTTTTTGTTGAAGGAATGGATGATCGGCGCTACCGTGATGATCGGGTTTATGGTGTTGATCATGACGGAGCCCGCTCCGCTCGGTTATCCCGCCGATCCGACCAATACGGCTTTTATTCCGATGCCGGACTGGTATTTTCTGTTTTTGTACCAATTGCTGAAATATCCTT contains:
- a CDS encoding IDEAL domain-containing protein, whose translation is MEKMDALNSATLSVIAEMILDDALRKFKEQRLQKEIDRALQTGDKTTFYRLAKELKTLR
- a CDS encoding DUF2487 family protein; the protein is MKFSAMEKEKWPELKPFVDTCLLPVSGLTGFEPPWQATERLRKLQQLIDAVEIPFKGRVMIYPALHYLPEGGNTTEYIDHICKNLKQEQFRFIIVAAVDIEPATLPASADLTFLWVKDKPQISQGEIGDAIKSLWANGQDA
- a CDS encoding ubiquinol-cytochrome c reductase iron-sulfur subunit; this encodes MSEELNKNTQSSQDKPVRRKEMSRRQFLNYTLGGTGGFMLGLPISYMLRFSVDPLLQPKGKGDFVKVVEASQITSTPKSFKFKKHQVDGWYESDPDFEAWIIKDDEGKIYALSPICKHLGCTVNWNTEPDTSPNQFVCPCHGAHYTKDGKNLVVAPAPLDEYQVKIDNGYVYLGPVIPNSRV
- a CDS encoding gamma carbonic anhydrase family protein; the encoded protein is MIHAFSGKAPRIDKTAYIAAGAQIIGDVSIGEQASVWFNAVLRGDLAPIIIGNKTNIQDGGIGHVNAGQPLVVAEEVTVGHGAVIHACQIGKGTLIGMGAIVLSGAIIGEYALIGAGSLVTEHTKIPPYTLALGSPAKVVRELTENDLRYMRQAAENYVRKAREFCSGINADQKM
- a CDS encoding cytochrome b6 codes for the protein MFKSIYNWIDERLDITPMWRDVADHEVPEHVNPAHHFSAFVYCFGGLTFFITMIQILSGMFLTMYYAPDIINAYASVDYLQHKVAFGDIVRGMHHWGASLVIVMMFLHTLRVFFTGAYKHPREMNWVVGMSMFFVMLGLGFTGYLLPWDNKAYFATNVGIQIASSVPWIGGYIKEFLQGGDIVGATTLTRFFALHVFFLPGLLLMLLGGHFYMIRKQGIAGPL